CATCTCGCAGATGTTTTTGAACTGTGGGGCCTTTCTGATTTCCACAGGCTTTTAAGACCAGAGAAAAACGGGAATGATCGTCCAATACAGTCAGTGGATAGCACCAGCGTTGGTCAAGAGTTGAAAACTCCCCTTTGAAATCCATCTGCCAGAGCTCATTCGGCTCGCTGCGTTCGAAACGCTGATATTCCTGACGTTTCTTTGACTCTTCCGGATCAATACGCTGATGTCGCTTCAAGATCGCGGTAATGGTACTGGCAGCCGGGACCTGTTTGTGCCCCAAGGCCAGCAGACGATGGTATATCTTGCGACCTCCCCAGGTCGGATGTTGATCGCGAATCGATAACACGGCAGATTCCATCTTTTTTGATGTCGGAGAACGAAAGGTATGCGGGCAGCGAGAACGATCGACCAGTCCGGCGACCCCTTCTTCCCGATATCGTTGCATCCATTTGTAGCCAGTCTTACGTGCGATTCCGAAACGCTGGCAGAGCTGAGAGATATTGGCCCCTTCTACCGAAGCCAGAAGCACAAATTCTTTACGTTCAGACACTCGATTACACTCCTTCCAGACCATGTCATGCTCCCCCCTTAAATGAAGTCGCATAACAGTTTACATGAGTGTTACCCATGTGTCCGAACGTGTGTTACCTATGTGTCCGGTCTTTACACTTGCCCAACAGTGCTGAGGGTGGACGTCCAATTTACGAAAAAACATAGGGTAAGAGGGGCGCCCTTCATCACAACCGAATGAAAACAGTGATTTATGTGTGCGTGAAAATACCCAATCAATGGAACCTTGGGATGATTCATCAATCAGACAAGAGAAATGGAACAACCCACTGCTTTTCACTGGTGGCAAGCCACCAGTGCCACCCCACCTCTACCGGCCCGTCTGCTGTTTCAAAACAGCCTGAATCTGCTCCACCAGCTGTTTCTCCGGAATCTTCACCGCCAGGAATTTCCGCTGCGGCCCCAGCAGAAAAAAGGCCGGCGTTTTGGTCATGCCAAATTCTTTCGCCGAATTCAATTCATCCAGATTGAATCCCCCCTGCGTCTGGTGGATCCACTTCCCGTCACTGTAAAAAGCATTCCCATCGAGGGGTTTCTGCCGCTTGCAATACGCGATCCACTTTTCATAGTCCTGGTCAACGCATTGACTGACCATGATGAAATCCTGCTGATCCAGGAACCGCCGGCGGATCTTTCGCAGCCGCCCGTTGAGTTGCTCGTGGTCCGGATCTTCCAGCGACCAGAAGATCAACAGAATCGTTTTACCCCGAAACGATTTCCCATAATCATAAGCCTCACCCCCGGCATGATACCCCCAGAACTCAGGAGCAGCATCGCCGACTTTGAACGGCGGCCGCGGCTTACGACGCGCTTCCGTCCCCTGCACCTCCGCCCCGCCAGGTTCAAAAAAACAAAACCGACACAACACAGGATGAGAAAACGGAAGAGTTTCATTTGGGACCTCCAGGCTGGGTGATCACAATTGGAATCGGTTCATGGACCTTTAGTGCATTCTTATTTGCAACAAGACCATTCTCTTTCTGTGTTCGTCGGAGCCAACCTACTGATTGAGCATGCATTATCAGGAATTCTGGGGGGTAGGGTATAGATTTATGATGGTGATAAAATTCTCACATCTTCCTCTGTACAAACAGGTGGATTCCTGTTTTAGTATAAACTGAATTGAATGTCCATAATTATCGCGTTCAGAGGTTTATTTTCTATGAGTGAAGCTAGCTCTAATCTAATTCCCAAGAGTCTATTTTACTCCTACTCCCACGAAGATGAAGAACTACGCAATGAGTTAGAAAAGCATCTTTCATTACTGAAACATCAGGGAATTATCAGAGAATGGCATGATCGTCAGATTCTAGGTGGTGAGGAATGGAAATATGAAATCGATGAAAACCTGGAAAATGCAGATATTATTCTTCTCTTAATCAGTGCCAGCTTTCATGCCTCTGATTATTGCTATACAAAAGAGATGGATCGGGCACTTGAAAGGCATGACGCTGGTGAAGCCGTTGTGATTCCTGTCATCTTAAGAGACTGTGACTGGCACTCCGCTTTATACGGAAAGCTTCAAGCTTTACCTAAAGATGGAAAACCGATTACTGGACCTGCTTGGCATAATAGAGACGAAGCATTTACGGATGTTGCCAGAGGTATTCGAGCTGTCGTTTCAAAAAAAAAACGACAGCTAAAGTAGCGAATCGTAAAATCTTTGATCTGCCATTTCGGAGAAATCCTGCTTTTACGGGACGCGAAGAAGAACTGAAAGATCTTCGCGAGCGTCTTACGACCGGCGGCAAAACGGCTGTGACGCAAGCCATTCGTGGTTTGGGTGGGATCGGCAAAACGCAACTTGCTGTGGAATATGCTTATCGCTATCAGAAAGAATACGAGCATGTTTTCTGGGTGCAACTGACTGACGATGACCAGGAAGCAGAAGAGCTAAAGGAAAAGATATCCTCTGATCCCTCGTTGCAGATTCTGGGCAGCTATGTTGACTATTGTAAGAAATTACAAATTCCATTTGATGAAACCAAAGCTGAGACTGTAAAGCAGGCATTGAAGAGATGGATGGAACAGCACCCAAACTGGCTGATGATTTATGATAATGCGGATCAACCAGATTGTCTTGAATCTTTCTTGCCCTTGCAAAGCCAGGGACACATTCTCTTGACTTCGCGGGCGAATATCTTTGCCAGACTCGGAATTCTGGAGCCGATCGATGTACAAAAACTTCCACTCGATCAGGCTACGGAGTTTTTAATCAAACGCGTCTCCAAAAGGCTTGATGATTCAGAACAAAACCTGGCGAGAAAACTGGCTACAGAACTAGATGGATTACCTTTGGCTTTAGAGCAGGCAGGAGCGTATATTCAAGAGACCGCAATCACATTTAAACGATACTTGGAGAATTATCGACGATTGAAATTGGATCTGTTAGAAAAACAAAAGCCGGTGATGGGAGATTATCCAGAATCGGTACAGACAACATGGTCAATGAATTTCGAAGAAATCAAGCAACAAGCGGAAACAACTGCTGACTTGCTTCGTTTCTGTGCATTCTTGGCGCCGGATGCTATTCCTTATGATTTAATTGCAGAAGGAGCCGGTTTTCTGGGGGAAGCGATTGAGGAAGTGATCAGCCAGAGTGACGATCCGATGTTAGCCGTAAACGACGTGTTACAACCACTCTTAAAATATTCGCTCATCAGTATCGTTCCAGGAAAAGAGGAGTTCAGCATTCATCGTCTGGTTCAGGAAGTGATGAAAGCAGAAGTGCAATCCAGGGATGAGGAACCGATCTGGGAAGAACGGGTTGTAAATACCGTCAATCAGATCTATCCTTGGCCAGAACCTAACAACTGGAAGACTTGCCGTCGTTTATTACCGCAAAGTAAGACCGCCATCGAATATATTAAACATTCAAAGATCAAAACGGAAAACAGTGGGGATTTATTGATCAAGCAAGGTCGATTTTTCTTCGATGCTGGTGAATACGCAGAGGCAGAACCTCTCTATCTGCAGGCAATAGAAATTCGTCGTGCTGTGCTGGGTGAAACCCATCCGGATTTCGCGACCACTCTGAATAATCTGGCTGGTCTGTATAAAAGCCAGGGGCGTTACGAAGATGCGGAACCCCTCTTTCTGCAGGCAATCGAAATTCGTTGTGCTGTGCAGGGGGAAACACATCCAGATTTCGCGACCAGCTTGAACAATTTGGCTGGTCTGTATAAAAGTCAGGGGCGTTACGAAGATGCGGAACCCCTCTATCTCCAGGCGATGGAAATTCGTCGTGCTGTGTTGGGAGAAGATCATCCCTCCTTTGCGATAAGCCTAAGCAACTTGGCTCTTCTCTATATTAACCAAGGACGTTACGCCGATGCGGAACCCCTCTATCTTGATGCCATAGAAATTTGTCGAGCAGTGCTGGGTGAAACCCATCCGGATTTCGCGGGCAGCCTCAACCAACTGGCTAGTTTATATAGAATCCAAGGACGTTATGCCGAGGCGGAACCTCTCTTTCTACAAGCGATGGAAATTCGTCGTGCTGTGCTGGGTGAAGATCATCCCTCCTTCGCGATCAGTCTCAACAACTTGGCTCTTTTATATCTAAAGCAGAGACGTTACGTGGAGGTGGAACCATACTATCTTCAGGCGATGAAAATATGTCGTGCTGTATTGGGGGAAAACCATCCTAATTTCGCAACCAGCCTCGACAATCTGGCAAGTTTATATAGAACCCAAGGGCGTTATGCCGAGGCGGAGCCTCTCTTTCTGCAGGCAATGGAAATTCGTCGTGCTGTGCTGGGTGAAGACCATCCATCCTTCGCAACCAGCCTTAACAACTTGGCTAGTTTTTATCGAATACAGGGGCGGTACGCAGAGGTTGGAGCACTTTATCTACAGTCCATAGAAATACTTCTGTCAACGTTTGGATCAGATCATCCCAATTCGAAGATTGTAATGAGTAATTACCAGCGATTTAAAGAAATGCGAACCGAAGATAAAGAAGATGAAAAGGAGAAAGACGCGTAGCCTGTATAGGATGTATAAAATAATTGCTGCTTTGTCTAGACGGGCGGACATATGGATCCACTCCTTATATTTTGCGATTCACTAGAACTGTCAATCAACAACACTCGTCATCGGCCCCACGGCGGCGGTCGTGCTATGCCCCAGTGGGTATTTTTTCAGCAGCGTCTGGATGTCGTCCAGGCTGATGTTGTTTAAGAGTTCCAGGTCGTCTTCGACGGAATAATATTTCTGGCGGTAGACCCAGTTGCCACCTAAGGACGACAGGCGGCCCATGGGGCGTTCGCTGCGTAGCACTAATCGGGAGGCGAGTTTGTTTTTGGCGCGGTCGAGTTCTTCCTGGGTGATGCCGTTTTGGTTGACTTCGTTGAAGATTTCCTGGATCAGTTGCAGGTTGCTTTCGGTTAGTTCGGGGTCGGAACAGAGGTAGGTCAGCCAGGTGCCGCTGCCGTCGTATTCGTTGAAGCCGATCTCGGCGGATTCGGCCAGGCCCGGGTCGACCAGCTTCCAGTACATCCGGCTGTTGGAGTCGTCGCCGATCACGACCGCCAGGATTTCGGCTGGCAGACGCAGCAGGTCTTGTGCGGCGGGAGCCGGGCCGAGTTGCATGATGTGCTGCTGCTGGGTCTTTTTCTCGATGATGGTCTGTGTGCCGGTCTTTGGCTGGGCTTCGTCGGTGGGGCGATCGGTTTTCCCGGCGGGCCAGTGCTTGCAGAACTTGTCGGCCAGTTCGAGGACTTTGATCCAGTCGGCATTGCCGGCGATGGCCAGTGTCAGGTTGCCGGCCAGATAATGTTTGGCGTGATAATCGCGCATCTGTTCGGACGTGAGATCGGTGATCGACTGCACGGAGCCGAGGATGCTCTGCCCCAGCGGGTGCCCCTGGAAGTGGGCCTGCATCACTTTTTCGTAGGCGGTGAAGCTGTGCAGATCGTCGTACATGCCGATCTCTTCGAGGATGACTTTCTTCTCCATGTCGAAATCCTCCTGCCGTAAGGTGGGATAGATCAATGTGGAGAGAAGTTCCATCGCGGTGTCGATGTATTCCGGCAGAAAGGAGCCGTAAAACAGGGTGATCTCTTCACTGGTGGAGGCGTTGTAGTTGGCGCCGATTTCGTCGAAGATGCGGTTCACATCGTCGGCCGTGTATTTTTCGTTCCCTTTGAAGGCCATGTGTTCGAGGAAGTGGCTCACGCCGGAGACCTCGGCTGTTTCATCGCGGGAACCGGTGCGAACGAAGTAGCCGAGCGCCAGGCTGTGCGCGTTGGGGTTGAGTTCGGCGATGATCTGCAGTCCGTTGTCTAATTTAGCTTCATGAAATATCACTGGGAACCTCTAGCGGTTGGGGGCCGATCGTTAAGACGGTGAAATTCGCGGCGGGGTGGGCGTGGATATAGCCGAGCACCCGTTCGGTGGTGAGTTGCTGAATTTCTTCGTTGATCTGGTCGAGTGTGGTAATGTGTTTCAGGTAGAACCAGTCGCGGGCAATCGAAGCGGCACGCGACGACGTCGATTCCTGCGACATGATCAGCGAACTTTTGGCGCGGGCTTTACAGCGTTCGAGTTCGGATTCTTCAATGCCTTCACCCAGACGGGTTAGCTCCTGAAGCGTGACGTCGAGTGTTTCCTGGGCCCGTTCGGACGTGGTGCCGGCGTAACAGAGGACGCGACCTAAGCCGGGCATGCCGGTTAATGAGGCGGAGACGGTGTAACACAGGCCCCGCTTTTCGCGGACTTCGGTAAACAGCCGGGCACTCATGCCGCCACTTAAGATGCCGACGGCGGCCCAGGCGGCGTAATAGTCGGGATGCCCATAAGGGACGGCGTCGTAAGCGATGCCGAGA
This genomic interval from Gimesia alba contains the following:
- a CDS encoding TlpA family protein disulfide reductase; the protein is MQGTEARRKPRPPFKVGDAAPEFWGYHAGGEAYDYGKSFRGKTILLIFWSLEDPDHEQLNGRLRKIRRRFLDQQDFIMVSQCVDQDYEKWIAYCKRQKPLDGNAFYSDGKWIHQTQGGFNLDELNSAKEFGMTKTPAFFLLGPQRKFLAVKIPEKQLVEQIQAVLKQQTGR
- a CDS encoding toll/interleukin-1 receptor domain-containing protein, whose product is MSEASSNLIPKSLFYSYSHEDEELRNELEKHLSLLKHQGIIREWHDRQILGGEEWKYEIDENLENADIILLLISASFHASDYCYTKEMDRALERHDAGEAVVIPVILRDCDWHSALYGKLQALPKDGKPITGPAWHNRDEAFTDVARGIRAVVSKKKRQLK
- the fxsT gene encoding FxSxx-COOH system tetratricopeptide repeat protein, which encodes MPFRRNPAFTGREEELKDLRERLTTGGKTAVTQAIRGLGGIGKTQLAVEYAYRYQKEYEHVFWVQLTDDDQEAEELKEKISSDPSLQILGSYVDYCKKLQIPFDETKAETVKQALKRWMEQHPNWLMIYDNADQPDCLESFLPLQSQGHILLTSRANIFARLGILEPIDVQKLPLDQATEFLIKRVSKRLDDSEQNLARKLATELDGLPLALEQAGAYIQETAITFKRYLENYRRLKLDLLEKQKPVMGDYPESVQTTWSMNFEEIKQQAETTADLLRFCAFLAPDAIPYDLIAEGAGFLGEAIEEVISQSDDPMLAVNDVLQPLLKYSLISIVPGKEEFSIHRLVQEVMKAEVQSRDEEPIWEERVVNTVNQIYPWPEPNNWKTCRRLLPQSKTAIEYIKHSKIKTENSGDLLIKQGRFFFDAGEYAEAEPLYLQAIEIRRAVLGETHPDFATTLNNLAGLYKSQGRYEDAEPLFLQAIEIRCAVQGETHPDFATSLNNLAGLYKSQGRYEDAEPLYLQAMEIRRAVLGEDHPSFAISLSNLALLYINQGRYADAEPLYLDAIEICRAVLGETHPDFAGSLNQLASLYRIQGRYAEAEPLFLQAMEIRRAVLGEDHPSFAISLNNLALLYLKQRRYVEVEPYYLQAMKICRAVLGENHPNFATSLDNLASLYRTQGRYAEAEPLFLQAMEIRRAVLGEDHPSFATSLNNLASFYRIQGRYAEVGALYLQSIEILLSTFGSDHPNSKIVMSNYQRFKEMRTEDKEDEKEKDA
- a CDS encoding M16 family metallopeptidase, with amino-acid sequence MIFHEAKLDNGLQIIAELNPNAHSLALGYFVRTGSRDETAEVSGVSHFLEHMAFKGNEKYTADDVNRIFDEIGANYNASTSEEITLFYGSFLPEYIDTAMELLSTLIYPTLRQEDFDMEKKVILEEIGMYDDLHSFTAYEKVMQAHFQGHPLGQSILGSVQSITDLTSEQMRDYHAKHYLAGNLTLAIAGNADWIKVLELADKFCKHWPAGKTDRPTDEAQPKTGTQTIIEKKTQQQHIMQLGPAPAAQDLLRLPAEILAVVIGDDSNSRMYWKLVDPGLAESAEIGFNEYDGSGTWLTYLCSDPELTESNLQLIQEIFNEVNQNGITQEELDRAKNKLASRLVLRSERPMGRLSSLGGNWVYRQKYYSVEDDLELLNNISLDDIQTLLKKYPLGHSTTAAVGPMTSVVD